GAATATTGACACCATCGACTGGAGAGGCTTATCTTCTACTGAAATCACCAATAAAGTCGTCAATAACATCGTGCCAGGATCCATTGTTTTAATGCATACAGGCGCTGGAGCTTCAGGAACCCCTGGCGCACTCCCTGGCATGATCAGCAAGTTGAAAGCAAAAGGCTATAAATTCGTTACCGTTTCCGAACTATTGAAGTTGCCAGCAGCTGACGGGACCACCTATACAGTCAAAGCCGGCGACACACTTTACAGCATCGCTAAAAAATACAATCTGACTGTAGCCGCTTTGGCAAAAGCCAATAACATTACCAATTACAATTTAATTCGCGTTGGCCAAGTGTTGACGATTCCTGGCACAAGCAGCCCAACACCGCCGCCGGCATCTTCTGTGAAATACACCGTGAAAGCGGGAGATACACTTTATAGCATCGCAAGCAAATACAAAACGACCGTTTCAGCCATTGCATCCGCCAATAATCTCACCAATATCAATCTCATCAGCGTCGGCCAAGTCTTGACGATCCCAGTCAAACAAACGCCGCCCCCTGTCGTCACGGTTAAGTATACGGTAAAAGCTGGCGATACTTTGTACAGCATCGCCAGAACGTACAATACGACTGTCACGGCCATCGCCAAAGCGAACAATATCACAAACGTCAATTCTATTCGCGTCGGCCAAGTTCTGACCATCCCCCGTTGACCTTAAAGACACAAAAAAAGCCATCCAAGGATGGCTTTTTTCCAGAGTATTGAAGAAGTCCATAGTTCGCTCTCACTTATAAAAGAGAGAACCTTTTTTATACCCAACAATTATTGATCTCTCTAAGTATTTGGAGAAGCGTTCGCTCGACTCCGGTGGATCAGCGAGACGACCGAGACCCCGCAAGGAGCACAGCGACTGAGGAGGCTTGGGCGCGAGCCCACGGAAAGCGAGCGGAAAGCTTCGGAAAATACGACTTCTCACCTTTCTCGACAACTTGAAAAAAAGCCATCCAAGGATGGCTTTTTTCTATTTCCTCATTCAGATGCTAAAGCGAGTCAAGCCGGGCTTTTCCTGTATAAAATACGTTTATACAAACGGAACATCACAATCGCCATCCCCAACAAAAACACGATCGCCAGTACCGGCACCAAAAAAATCAATATCGGTGCGAGAGTAGCGGTGGCATCTTCTGCAACCGAGACAGCCGGACCCATCAACGCTGTATCGCTGACCCCTTTCACTGCTGTCAAAGTAGCATGAGAAGCTGTAGCTACACCGCCCCCACCGACAATTGCGATGGTCCATTCCAGAAACGGGTTCATGTCTCCGATAAATGATGCCGTTAACAATATTCCCGCAAGTGCTGCGACCGGCGTGGAAATCAATTTCATAAATGAACCGACTGCCGGAATATAATTGACTATAATTTCGAATATCGTAGCTGCCCCGAACGCAATAAGCGCAGGCGTGCTGCCGACCCAACTGAACCCTTCAGACAAAGTGACCCAATCAACACGTTCGAAAATTCCTGTGATCAACAACGGGGTAAAAATACGGAAGCCGACCGTCGCACTCAACGCGAGACCAATCAGTACCGCTAAGACCATTTCCATTCGACCACCTCCAGAAATTTACACCTCATCATTTCCATACCCTGCTGGAAAATAAACTAACTAGGTGAGTCGAACACAAGTTAGTCTAAATTACTTAAAAAGGCGAAAAGGATTTCTCCTTTTCGCCCTCTTGTTGAAACAGCCCGATTATTGTTCGTGCATCATCATTTGGTAATGGATGAAGTCAAAAAAATGAAGTTCCCCGGGCAATTCTTCTCCCGCCAATGACTCTGCACGCTGTACTGCTTGTTCCGATAATTCCACATGACCGACACGCTCGAAATACTGCCACAAATAATAATATACTGCTAGCGATTCATAATCGACAGCCGCCTCTCCAGTGTCTCGGTCGTAACGCCCAGCCAGTCTCTCTCGGCTGTCCCACTCTTCCATCAACCACTTCTTAAATTCAGGCGAATCCAAACCTCGGTCAAAACGATTGATTGCAATCAATAATTGGTCAATCATATGGACTTCTTTACTTTTGACATATTGCTTTTTTTCAAAATCATAGTATTCCGGAAAAAAAATACCCGTTTCTTCCAAATTCAGCATAGTGTAAGATTCGGGAAGCACCGTCATGTCGTCAATCAAATAACTGAGTGTCAGTCGGTTGCCTGCCAATTGAAAAGACCAGTCGTAAAAGTCAACGGCAATGCCTTGCTGATGCTGACGATCTTCAATTGCAGACAGGATTTGCTTGGAAAGTTCTGAGTAAGCAGGTTCTGAAAATTGTTCAGCTGCCGCTTCCAACGCCGCTGAAATGCGCACATCGTCGATCAACGCATTTACATTCGCTTCTTCATAAAGCCGCCAAGGGACAAATACTTGCCCCCCAGTCTCGACTAAAAACCTGTCTTTCAAAATGGCTGCCTGCTCTGCAAAATGCTGTTTATCTCCAACTTGCAACAAATATTCCATATACAAACCAAGGCTCTCTGACAGATATTCAGATTCCGGTTTGTCTGGATAGGCATGAATGACCCCTTCGTCATTAACATAATGGGAGTCGACTGTCTCCTGAACTGAACTTTCTTGCCCATTGACCATTCCACATCCCCCTATCGCCAAGCTTCCCAAAACTGCCATGATTACTGATTTCCTTGCATGTAATTTCTTCAACTGAATAAACTCCCCATTTCGCCGACTGAAGTAATCGCCGTTTTGGTTATTTTAAATCTTGCAGGTTCATGCTCTGTCTCCATCGCTTGTTCAATCCGCTTCACCAAAGGCTGAACAGAATCTTCCCCAGTTTCTTTGACTAGCAGATAAACTGCTCCTTTTCTGCTAGTTACGAGATCGCGTTCCCGAACTATCGATAGCAGCGCTGCCCGCTCCAATTCTTGGGTTTGCAAAGGGCAGCTGGCAAACGGTGCCACTTCCATTAGCCACGTTCGATCTTGTTGTTTATTAGTCTTTAACATCCATAAAGCCTGTTCCACAAATTCCTGCAAATTCAGCGCACGAAGCTCTTCGTCTTTTTGAAGCAAAAGTTCCCGCTCATCTTTCAGAAGTTTTGTTTCTTCTGCCACTAATTTTAATTGTTCGGAAACTGTCCAAAGTGAAAAGTGAAAAACTGACAGAAGGAAATAATTTCCTATAGACTTCATGGCTGCAGCAGGTTCTTGAACCGCCATCCAAAGTGATGCAATTAGCACCACAAATAAAAAGACCGGCAGCTGTTTCCTAGGCAGCCACAGGAGAAACGGAACTGATACAAAAGCTGCCATCAAGGCGTATTCGTAAAATGGCCACCGGAAAAAAAGCAAGGCTATCCCGGCAAAGAAGGCTAAGCAGATGAAAAACGGTAAATTTTTAAAGTTATTCATTATATTATCTTCCTCGTAAAATAATTGGCAAAAAATCAAAAAGATATTGAATTTCTCCACCCAAATTATCTTACACTAGCTTATCGAAAAAAACTATGGGACAGAGAAATTCTCTGCCCCACTTTGTTATACACGATCGGTTTTATTGGCTCTCCCAGAATTCACTATCCGTTTTTTGCTTACGGAATTTCCGAGCAATGGTCGCTATTGCTATGATGACAAAAATAATGAGCGGAATGGCTACCCACCAAAGATCTCTCGTCGTTTGCGTTACAAGAACACTCATCGGGCGTGAAACGTTGATATCGCCATTCGCAGTTTCTACCACCATTCCATCCACTTCCGTCTTATGTTCCATCTCTTTCAAATCGACCCATTCGTACTGATCGTATTTCTCCAATTGGGTCATCAACTCATCAAACTTCTCGATACCCAAATAGGGATGATAGAAAAATGCTAAATAACTATCGCTGAATTGAGACGCATAATCCGCTTTTTGCATCATCCTATCAATCGATTCGTTTCTTTTTGGATTCACATAACCCATTGTTTCAGGAATTACTTTCATCCCATGCAGACCAGCTGGAGTCGATTCATACAAGGGCACAAAAGTTCCATCATAGGTCCGGTCGGAAATTTGAATTT
This is a stretch of genomic DNA from Planococcus maritimus. It encodes these proteins:
- a CDS encoding DUF4126 domain-containing protein translates to MEMVLAVLIGLALSATVGFRIFTPLLITGIFERVDWVTLSEGFSWVGSTPALIAFGAATIFEIIVNYIPAVGSFMKLISTPVAALAGILLTASFIGDMNPFLEWTIAIVGGGGVATASHATLTAVKGVSDTALMGPAVSVAEDATATLAPILIFLVPVLAIVFLLGMAIVMFRLYKRILYRKSPA
- a CDS encoding LysM peptidoglycan-binding domain-containing protein, producing MLFRWSKLLAIAGLLLFSLLSFTGQADAATSTYITKGNTTSKVVALTFDDGADGTNINKILDTLKTNNIKATFFLTGSGINHHPGWIRNIAAAGHQVGNHSYSHPDFTKISSTTIKSELSRTESAYKNATGKSTKPIFRAPFGASNATVLKTVGDAGYTHTIQWNIDTIDWRGLSSTEITNKVVNNIVPGSIVLMHTGAGASGTPGALPGMISKLKAKGYKFVTVSELLKLPAADGTTYTVKAGDTLYSIAKKYNLTVAALAKANNITNYNLIRVGQVLTIPGTSSPTPPPASSVKYTVKAGDTLYSIASKYKTTVSAIASANNLTNINLISVGQVLTIPVKQTPPPVVTVKYTVKAGDTLYSIARTYNTTVTAIAKANNITNVNSIRVGQVLTIPR